The following nucleotide sequence is from Alkalihalobacillus sp. LMS39.
TGCTAAAAATGGTGACGTTGTCGTCGTTACGTTGAATTACCGTCTCGGTATCCTAGGGTTTCTTCACTTAGGTGAGATTGGTGGCGTTGATTATGCAACGTCTGGAAATTGTGGATTGTTGGACCAAGTTGCTGCCCTTGAATGGGTTCAAGAAAATGTCGCTATGTTTGGGGGTGATCCGAGCAATGTGACTGTATTTGGGGAATCGGCAGGAGCAATGAGTATCGGTGTGTTACTTGCATTTCCTTCTGCAAAAGGATTATTCCATAAAGCCATTTTACAAAGTGGTGCGGCAGCAAATGTTCATTCAGTTGATCATGCTTCAAAAATAGCAAGTCAGCTTGTAACAGCGTTAAATATAGATACATCAGAACTTTCAAAGCTACAACATATCCCAGCCGAACAATTAGTTCAAGCATCAACGCTTGTCCCGTTTATGAGTCTAGGACCAGTCATAGATGGAATTTCTCTTCTAAAACATCCCGAAGAAGCACTTGCTGAAGGTGTAGCAAAAGATATCCCGATCTTAATTGGTACAAATAAAGATGAATACAATCTCTTTAGTGCATTTGATCCAGAATGGAAAGAAGCGGATGAGGAAAAAATTAAGGCGAATTTCGAGAAAGTATTTGGACCATTAGTGCCACTTATTTCTCAATATTTGACTGAGAATGCTCAACTATCTCAAGACCTATTTAATCAACTTTTAACGATGAGTGTTTTTACAACTCCTGCCCAAAAACTAGCTGAAATTCAAGTGAAACAAGAATCTTCTATTTGGATGTACCGATTTGACTGGGAAACCCCAGTCTTTAATGGAATTCTAAAAGCTACCCATGCTTTAGAAATACCGTTCGTATGGAATACGCTCAATAAGCCAACTGTCGAAAACATTACAGGCACTAATCCGAACCGACAAAAGCTAGCAAAAGATATGCATCACAGATGGATTTCCTTTGCTCATGATGGCAATCCAAATTCCGAAGCAATGCCTGAGTGGCCAACATACGACCTTGAACAACGGTCAACGATGATTTTTAATGAAGAAAGCATCGTTGCACATGACCCTAATAAAAAAGAGCGCTTACTATGGGAGCAAGCTTCGAAGTTAATGAAAATGGGATAACGTATTGGTCCTAAC
It contains:
- a CDS encoding carboxylesterase/lipase family protein, whose translation is MSDTTVESAYGKLQGVKEEGVYAWKGIPYAKPPLESLRFQAPEKPERWSGIRDATTFSPVAVQPDLEVMNFLGNDSSTQSEDCLYLNVWSPGADDKRRPVMVWIHGGAFVAGSGSGQFYDGTAFAKNGDVVVVTLNYRLGILGFLHLGEIGGVDYATSGNCGLLDQVAALEWVQENVAMFGGDPSNVTVFGESAGAMSIGVLLAFPSAKGLFHKAILQSGAAANVHSVDHASKIASQLVTALNIDTSELSKLQHIPAEQLVQASTLVPFMSLGPVIDGISLLKHPEEALAEGVAKDIPILIGTNKDEYNLFSAFDPEWKEADEEKIKANFEKVFGPLVPLISQYLTENAQLSQDLFNQLLTMSVFTTPAQKLAEIQVKQESSIWMYRFDWETPVFNGILKATHALEIPFVWNTLNKPTVENITGTNPNRQKLAKDMHHRWISFAHDGNPNSEAMPEWPTYDLEQRSTMIFNEESIVAHDPNKKERLLWEQASKLMKMG